The DNA region CTGTTTGTGCCTGTACAGAAGGAGAACCATGGAGCCACTGGACCAGATCATGAGCACAGAAAAGACAATCTCAGGAAATACAAACAGTGTGGTGTATAATGAGTCTGTGATTTTGTCATGCCCTGCAATAGAGCAGTAAACATAATCTCTTTTCTCTGTCACATTTTTGCTATTCCATTTGCTAAACACatagagaggaaaaatggaattCACCACCATGTACAGGATCCAGCAGAGGGAAATGGAGAAGCCAATGTACTTTGGAGCTTTTCCTTTGAGATCCTTCCAACAGGAGTTCAAGGGGCTGATGGTGATGTTCTGGAAGATGCTCAAGAGACAGGTGATGGCAATGGACATACTCCTGCCCAGTCTCTGAATATACAAAAGAAGTTTGCATCCTAGGTCATTGAAGTAATGTTTCAGCCCAAGCGTTGTCATTGCCTGAGGGATTCCTTTAGAGAGAATGACCAAGGAATTTGCTATAATCAAGTGCCTGAGAATCAAATCTGTGGACCTTAAATTGTGCTCATTGCAGAAATGGACTGAATGATAATAAAGCAGAGAGAAATTTCCCAGAATTCCAACAGCAGTCTGTGATAAGAACATCAGTCCCATGGCCACATCTCTGGAGTCCATTCTCTCATTTAGCACATTTTCCTTTGAATGATAGCAACTCCTTGCTATGATCAAAAAAATGactcattaaaatttttgtagTGAAGCACAGTGGTATATATCTGTAGGTACCAGCtaatcaagaggctgaggcagaagtgtGGTTTGAGCCTAGGTATTAAAACCCAGCCTAGGAAACATTGcaactcttgtctcaaaatatattttttacaccAGGGATAACTTTTACTGTGTACATGGGTTGTATTGAAAAACATCAAGATGTACCAAGGAATAGGGGAAGTTCCCAGATTTTAATAAGAAAGTcaactttaaaaatcagttgatGATAACCTGGAGGAAGCAATGGAAAGTGAGATCAGTGGACAGAAAGCATAATTCAATATTTGCAGCATAAACTGATATTTGATAGTCATTTTGAATAAGAGGTCTGTGTTGAGCACTTCAGTAGAAATGAttccttattttttcattaattatcttccttttttggtgtgtgttttgcTGTGCTTATTGTTTCatggatacacacacatatggtttttctttcctaatttttagcattttaacattttctgctttctgtcttgAGGGTTGGGGTTTTTGAATagtatttttgattttgttttctattgtttctctttctcccttttcttctggtgacaaattctattgttctctctttcattctCCGTTTACTTTgtatgtctattttttcttctccttccttataATCATCACATGCTACATCTCTTCTGTATTCtctccattaaatttttaaaattataaactcatTTCTACCTTTTTATcacatgttcttttcttttagttaACTCTGTTCTTACCATCTTTTAGCACTAATTGGTTTATACAACTCCTGACCCCATCATTAATGCTTTTGCAATTATTTCTGCTGTGGATGCCATTCTTGACACCTCTTGTTTGCTTTAATGCCAGATACAGTTCAtggttacttgtttttttctggaaGCAATCACTGCCCTtaccatttctgttttttgtCACAATTCACATTGTAGGTGCATAGTAGGAACCAAGTATttagtttaatgctgtatattgttcaACTAGGTTGTTGCTTATTGTTTGTTTCCTCCTATTCTGTGAAGTGCTGGAAACTATAGAGATGCTACAAGTTCACAGGATAGAAactctgctgctgaactaaaTTCAGGCAAAAGACAGCACACCTTGTTCAACACACAAAGGAATAACACTCAATCTTCAGCTATCccttaatacaaagaatagaagagtCGAAAACCCAAACTAGTGACCAGGCCCCAAGTAGAAACAGCTAGGGGTGGGCCCCTAGGTCCCGCCTATGGACATCCATTGTTATAGCTGAAACAGGCTGTGGACACCACACCTATGAAATGGTCTCAATACAGATCACTCTAGGACAATTTTTTCTTCAATAGACCATATTCTAGGTCGCAATGAAAGTCTTGGCAAAACAAAAGAATTTGATGTTATCCTGTGAATCCAGATCAGAGTGCAGTGAAACCGGAACAACAGCTTGATACAtagaaaccaaacaaaaatgtggaggttgaaaaatatatttctaaatgagGGATGGAACATAcaaaaaatgagagaagaaatcaagaaattttaagaataaatgaaaacagagatataacatatcaaaatccctGGGAAAGTATGAAGTCAATTCTAAGAAGTAAGTTCATAGCATTGAATGCTTACACTAAAAAATGCCAGAAAGATCCCAAACAAATAATGTAATGCTAAATATTGAAGTGCTCATGAAGAAATCAGTAGAAGACATAAAATGATAAAGattagagccaaaattaatgaaattgagatttaaaaaagcaatacagccaggcatagtggtgcatgcctataatccctggggcttgggaggctgaggcagaaggcttgggaggcagaagccagcatcagcaactcagtgaggctggggatgtggctcagtggttaagcacctcatgatttgatccctggtacaaaaataataataaaattttaaaaatacaaaggatcaatagAACAAAGGAGATGattgtttgaaaatataaacaagatttATAAACCTTTAGCCATctaaccaaaagaatgagagagaaaatccaaatcaacaaaattagaagtgaaaaagaaaatatcactacCATACTTCTGGAATCCAGAGGATGACTAGATACTAGTTTGAGGATATATTCTCTGTCTATGtatctctctgtctgtctctgtctctgtctctgtctctgtctctctctctctctgtagggATATAACAGAGTGGCACTATATTACTCAATTCCCAACCCtttccaggcctttttattttgagtcagagtatgagtaagttgcttagggccttgctaagttgctggagctgaccttgaacttgcaattctcctgactcagtctctgAGTCACTAGTGTTAAGGGTATGCACTACTTCATCCAGCTGTTATACTctattaaactaaaaaatatccACAACATTGTCAAATTTCTGGACATATATGACTTGCTTAAAATGAATCAGGAAgacagaaaacctaaacataccAATATCAAGTAAGGAAATTGAATcagctattaaaatattttcaataattaaagGCCTAtgaccagatagattctcagctgagttctactaTACTATTAAAGACGAACTAACTCCAgacttcctcaaattattccatgaagtatACAAAAGGGgactttatattcttttaagcCTTCATAATGTTGGTAACAATATGATACAAAGAAACACCAAGGAAAGTAATCtgtagaccaatatccctaatgaaaatagatgtaaaaatacttaataaagtGTTAGCAAATTGCCTTCAAAAACTCATGAAGAAGATAATATACCATGAACAAGTGCATTTTATCCCAGAGATTCAAATTTGAtttacatatgcaaatcaataaatgtaattccccacataaaagaaaattaaggacaataatcacatgatcatcttaaGAGGAGCAGATAAGaacctttgataaaatccagcaaGCATTCAagttaaaaacactggagaaactagGAGTAGAAGGATCTTGACTCAACTTGATAAAGTCAAGTTGACAATATGACAAagtaaaagccagcatcatcttgtatggaggaaaactgaaaacatgtcctctaaaatcaggaacacgACAAGGATGTCCATtatcaccactcctattcaatgtAATTCTTGAAACTCTGGAATTAtttcaagagaaggaaattaaagaaatacaaataggaaatgaagaagtCAAATCATCTGTTTGGTGATGACATGATCCTACATCTTTTTTAGAAATCCAAAATTCCAGCAGAGGATTTTTAGAGTTGATAAAcaaactcagcaaagtagcagaatataagtgcaatatttataaatcaatagctttcctctATTCCAGGAGTGAATCTGCTGgcaaagaaatcaggaaaacaatcccattcacaataacctcaggAAAAAGTAATTGGGAATAAATTCAACCAAGGAGGTGAAGGATCTGTATAATCAAAGATAcaaaaccctgaagaaagaaatcaaaaaaggccttagaagatgaaaaggcTCCCCAAtattcttgggtaggcagaattaattttgtcaaaatggctGTTTCTAAAGGCATTATGCAGATTCCTTGCAATCCCAAACAAAATACCAAATgactttcttcacagaactagaaacacagttctaaaattcatttggaaaaatataagacccagaatagccaaagcaatcccgAGTAAGGGAACAATGCCAGAGGAGTCACAATACTGTacctcaaattatattacagagctacagcagaaaaagaagagattatTGGCATCAAAAAGACACGAGTACCAGTGAAatagagtagaagacacagagagaaagtcACAGAGTTACAGTCGTCTGATAATtgagtgctggcaaggatgtggggaagaaggtTCACTCATTGTTAGTGTGactaaattagtacaaccactttggaaagctatataaagatttctcaaaagattagaaatagaaccaccatatgacccagctatcccactccttggtatttatccaaaagaacaaaactgaCCATACTATAGTGCTGCAGGCACAACAATATTTAGTGTACTGCTTGCTATTCTTCATAGCCAGGTTATTGATCAGACCAGGTGCCCATCAGGAGATGAATGTATTGAGAATGTGTGGCCTATATCCAAAATGAAGTTCTACTCagtcaaaaataatgaaattatggagTTTGTCATTTAGtgggtggaactggagagcatcaagctcagtgaaataagtcagacttagAAAATCAAGTGTTGAATGGTTCTCTCATAGGTGGAAGCTAGTGCAATGTAAAGgggaaaaagggaggaaatatTAAGTGAATTTTACAATAGTATTCTATGCttatgtataaatatgccacagtgatTTCTATCTTTATGCATAACTATAAAGACcccatggaaatcaataaatagaaggaaaaccagcaAAGTAAGGAAAGTAGAataaagagagggaggaggggagagaaagaggaagtactggggactgatatggagcaaaataaatttcatgcatatatgaatatgtcaaaatgagtcCACTATTATACTGTATAATattaatgtactaataaaagcaaaaaatgattatttttgttattataagaaCATAAATATAGTGAGATgtataaaacaatttttgaatGATATTGCTATGTCCCCAAACCATGTCACATAAAACActaatatatgataatataatGTAGGTTAGAAATTAAGTCCTTAGCAATTTTAAGCTAAAAGAAGATATTTACCAACACCTGTGAAACTACTGATAATAAAGCAATTTtttgaaagatgaataaaaatacatttaaatacaaCTGGAGAGTAGGAATTACTGTGTGTTATATGAGCTGAAACACAAAGGAATGAGTTTGGGATTAAGGTGAGAATATTAACAAACCAGAGGAAGCAACACAACATCTTTGGTCCTGACAACCTTGTCCAATACTCATAAAGTTACTTCCCTTACCTGGTGCGTTCCCAAGATCATCAGGGGAGGAATTCTCACCACAAGCATCACACCATAGGTGATTCAGTGGGGATACAATTTCTATCTCCATTGAGTGCATCAAAAATGGATGCTGTTCTGGGTTTCTGCTTAGGATGAGATGATTTTCATAGTTTTATCCTTATCTTTATTGTAGGCATGAAGGCATTATAAACTCAGCTACAATGATACTGATGACTTATTCTATGATTCATGTAATGTGGACAGCAGGATGCTTTAATTACCACAATGCTTCCGCACCTCCACAACCAGGTTTCAGTATCAACATCAGGGATTATTAACCATAGTCACCCTCAGTGAGGACTTTATTACATTCTATTTGGAGTCATTATTATCTGGCATCAGGCCAGGGATACAACTGCTTTTACTAATTCAGTTCATAACAAAACAATTGTTTCTCTCCCTTGACTACATGAGCACTGGATCTGTTTCTACACCAAATCCTTTTTCAGAAATGAGCATTTCCTCAGACTTATTTTCTTACCCATTCTGCCTCTATGTCAGAAATAGAGAACACTCACTGTGCTTCCTGTGTGCAAGGTTCTGGGCTCAGTGTGAGGTCCTGACAGCCAgcatggagggagggaggcagctgGGCCCTGAGATAAAGGTCTGTGCTCCTGTGACCTCACTTCCCCTCAGGGCTGCAATTATCACTTCACCTGGAGAGGCAATGACAGTGCAGGCCTGGGGAGCCCAGGACAAGGCTGAAAAACTTTCTCCACACTTGTTAATTAATAAGGCAATTATGAGTTTCTTGTTAGTAACTTCAGAGTGAGTCTTGAGGAGTTTTTTGCTTTTCCCTGATCCCTGCAGGCTGACAGGGTCTTACATGGAAGATTCAGGAAATATTAAGATGTGACCATGGGGCCAAGTGTTTGTACATCTTACTGGACTTCAGAATTCCCTGAGTTCTTCTACGTCCAATCTTATTAATTATTAACATTCAGATATTTGAGGTtcattattataaaaaacaagaaaacaaatcaaaataaataagtgaataagtaGAGAGAAATCATTTGAGAAGGATGTTTAATGaggtaaaaggaaaaggaaaaacataatGTCACAATTTACATTACAAAATCCTGAACTCATTTGTAAAATTGAATGCAAATTAATTTGGAAatgatgatataaaatattttaggaaaaattacTTAATGAATATTACCCCAGCACTCATAGGAAGTCTAATCAGAATATTATCACTAGAAGAGAGACGCTTATAACACTCTCTCACAATTAAAATTAACAGCATTAGAGGATCAGCCAGAAAATCATGTCATATTTCTTAAGTATCATAGAAGCAAATGGTTCCATCTTATCAAACAGCACTCAATAATTCTGAGAATTATTAAACATTGTTTTGCACAGAAAATTAAAGGAACACTGGGAACCATATGGAGTACAGAGCACCTGGTGCCCTGTAGGAGACCACGTGAACTGGCAGAGCCACCATGGAAAGCAGTGAGAAGGTCCCTCTGAAAATTGAAAGTGAAGCCATCTCCCTTCTGGGTGAGCGTCTAAAGGGaaagaatccagtgcctcaaagAGACAGCTGCACTGTTCACAGTGGGCAGGACATGCAAGCAGCCCAGGTGTCCGCCAGGCACGTGTGGGCATGGGGTGTCTTCATGTAAGGGAGCATTGTGGGGCCTCCTAGGTATAGGGAAGTACTGCCACCGTGAGGACAGGAGTGAAcctggagggcagggcaggaggtgACATGAATCAAAGAGAAGCCCTGTATCTCACTCAGATGTGGAATCTACAGTAGTCAACGCCTCAGAAACAGAATGGAAAGAGGGTGGTGAAGAGGAGGGTAGTGAGGGACATGTGGGGTTGGTCAAAGTGCACAGAGTTCCATTACCACATGAATGAACTCTGGGACCCACTGCCCAGCCTGGAGACCGCATTAGCAAGACAGTGTTGTGTTCTTCACATTTTTATGGCATCTCAAGTGTcctcagcacacacacatactgagATAACTATGTGACATCATAGATACGTTAATGAGCTGTGTCAATATGTTAATGAATTGTGTCAATCAgtgtataatatatacaatatatacacatatcagGTCTGCCTTGGTACACATTAAATGCACACACATTTGTTTCTTAGTCATACTTTAAAGAAGCAGGGCAGGTGGGGGGAGTCTAAGCATTTTCCCCAGATCACAAAGATGGGCTCAGTTCTCCACCCTGTGAGCTGGAGCCACAGGCTGAAACTCCACCAATCTCCCTCATCCGTGCATCCATTTGAGACCCACATCAGCCCCATATATCCCTGCATCTTGTGACCTACATTCACTCTTCTGTGATTCCTGTCACAGGGGCCTCAGGACAGCCCTTCTACCCGCCATTACCTCAAAAAGACCCATCACCAGAGTCCTCCTTCTATTGTCTTTTATCCATTCCCGATTCTAATATCTTGGTCCCTCCCCATAACCTCGGTATCCTACACAAACCAATGTCCAAGGTGCAACTCTCACCATCCTCCACTTCCAATTCAAACCCTAGATCAATTACAGTCGATCCCATCCTCCTCCACTTTTCTCCTTGGTGACACCGCTTTGTCTTACTTCTTGTAGGGATGTGTGTTTTAATTCACTGTGTTTCTGCTGGTGTCTTTGCATGTCCTCCAGCTCTGCCATGTTGTTAAAACTGTGGCCTCCAAGAAAGTCTTGGAATCTAGGAGCAGGCGTCTTTCTCTggattttcctgtttctcttgcTATCTGGGAAGTCCTGACCTCCTTTGCTCTCTCTGCCCAGTATCTCCACCAGCTTCCTCATTGCCCTGTCTCTAATTTGTCACCAGGAAGGCCCATTAGCTCTCTCCAGCCTTACCCTCCTTT from Marmota flaviventris isolate mMarFla1 chromosome 18, mMarFla1.hap1, whole genome shotgun sequence includes:
- the LOC139702773 gene encoding vomeronasal type-1 receptor 4-like; this translates as MDSRDVAMGLMFLSQTAVGILGNFSLLYYHSVHFCNEHNLRSTDLILRHLIIANSLVILSKGIPQAMTTLGLKHYFNDLGCKLLLYIQRLGRSMSIAITCLLSIFQNITISPLNSCWKDLKGKAPKYIGFSISLCWILYMVVNSIFPLYVFSKWNSKNVTEKRDYVYCSIAGHDKITDSLYTTLFVFPEIVFSVLMIWSSGSMVLLLYRHKQRVQHIHSIKVSPRSCPESRATQRILVLVGTFVIFHTLSSLLNVCVIMVFNPSWWLVNTNALISMCFPTVSPFLLMSCETILSRHCF